In the genome of Dermacentor silvarum isolate Dsil-2018 chromosome 1, BIME_Dsil_1.4, whole genome shotgun sequence, one region contains:
- the LOC119432647 gene encoding uncharacterized protein LOC119432647 has product MNALGFLASIVVLATAVNAGFLGGYGGYGGYGGGYGYGGYGGYGGGYGGGYGHGLGYGGYGGFGGYGLGFGKVIGIGYGGYGGYGGYGGYGGYGGYGGYGGGYGKYW; this is encoded by the exons ATGAACGCACTG GGATTCCTCGCAAGCATTGTAGTCCTGGCCACGGCCGTGAATGCCGGCTTCCTTGGCGGCTACGGAGGCTACGGAGGTTACGGTGGTGGCTACGGTTACGGCGGTTACGGAGGCTATGGCGGAGGCTACGGCGGAGGCTACGGCCATGGACTTGGATATGGAGGCTATGGTGGATTCGGAGGTTACGGCCTCGGATTCGGCAAGGTCATCGGAATTGGCTACGGAGGATACGGTGGATATGGCGGCTACGGAGGCTACGGCGGATATGGCGGTTATGGCGGCTATGGCGGCGGTTATGGAAAGTACTGGTAG
- the LOC119450637 gene encoding keratin-associated protein 21-1-like, which yields MKTFGILATLAVLVTLASSAFIGGYGPGYSGNGPTYGLGHIGYGLGYGLGYGLGYGLGYSSYGLGYGGYGPGYAYGLGYGYGFK from the exons ATGAAGACTTTT GGCATCTTGGCTACCCTTGCGGTTCTGGTTACACTCGCAAGCTCAGCTTTCATCGGAGGCTACGGCCCCGGCTATAGTGGAAATGGCCCGACCTACGGATTGGGTCACATTGGCTATGGCCTCGGTTATGGCCTCGGCTATGGCCTCGGCTATGGACTGGGATATAGCAGCTACGGTCTCGGCTATGGTGGTTATGGTCCTGGCTACGCCTACGGGCTGGGATACGGTTATGGATTCAAGTaa